From a single Verrucomicrobiota bacterium genomic region:
- the mfd gene encoding transcription-repair coupling factor produces MENEQQRLPSKLLSAPVSQKLGSDLESKEVCSLLGMPTSAQAYAISMWHQDRADDGTTLLVVDSIRKQEEIASDLEAWGSKVLFIPEVESFSQESSIDPDLLSERLAVLKELANSGKKLVLVTEKALRQSVPSLATISRSALSIRSQENIEMEDLKEKLLHCGYIQEHQVATRGQFSQRGGILDVFSWDSDYPVRFEWFGSEVDSIRYFNPEDQLTFKPTDFASVLLIDPSSEHEQNTSLGKFIGAIYKTMYLSDSEEKEMEPLALADQFFAHDFLQRPVADQVLQENRKQLLLEYLEDWLCEDWEVWVGCRNEGEEQRLIEWLHESQTKGYLAQALEHQDKKLRFFRSPLLRGFGWPEGKLIVLTDAEIFGRYQTLRSLRKKELLNRVKRRQQQIEFTELSDGDYVVHMEYGIALYGGIEEMPNERGRNRQVVVLIFAEGARLYVPVEQSFLISKYVGVGKKHPVLDSLGGNRWDRSKKRAEKAIMDYAASLLKLHAERETLEGFPFPVDSEWQHEFENAFLYEETPDQLAAIEATKMDMESKQPMDRLICGDVGFGKTEVAIRAAFKAVMGGKQVAFLAPTTVLAQQHYQTLLERMADYPITIGCLSRFRSRAEQRATVKDLASGKVDIVVGTHRLTSKDVSYKNLGLVIVDEEQRFGVKQKEKFKEMFRLIDVLTLSATPIPRTLYLSLMGARDMSTIETAPPNRLSVETTITGYDEPLIRKVILRELAREGQVYFLHNRVKTIESMAKKIELLAPDCRVLVGHGQMDEKQLEDVMNQFVQGEADVLVATTIIESGIDIPNANTIIIDRADRFGLADLYQLRGRVGRGQNRAYALLLLPRDLVKGDAGKRVQAIRQYTQLGSGYKIAMRDLEIRGAGNLLGTAQSGHIIAIGFDLYCKLLRKAVAVLKGEARAETQEMSLSLDFIAMGEESAEIAQQQARLTQGYMSDIKWRMEGYRDLAELDSVQQWLDLREKWKDRFGRWPEEVECLLQVYKIKVLGQEAGFTRLEAKGEKLMVRKGADFVMIDNKFPRLTKVKPKDKLKEVEKWIKSLALR; encoded by the coding sequence TTGGAAAATGAGCAGCAAAGACTTCCAAGCAAGCTCCTCAGTGCACCAGTGAGCCAGAAGCTGGGCAGTGACTTGGAGTCAAAAGAAGTGTGTTCATTGCTTGGTATGCCGACAAGTGCCCAAGCATATGCTATATCCATGTGGCACCAAGACAGAGCCGATGACGGCACAACTTTACTGGTTGTGGATAGCATAAGAAAACAAGAGGAGATTGCTAGTGACTTAGAAGCTTGGGGATCAAAGGTTCTCTTTATTCCAGAAGTGGAAAGTTTCTCTCAAGAAAGTTCCATAGACCCTGATTTACTATCTGAACGCCTAGCTGTCCTCAAGGAGCTGGCAAATTCAGGAAAAAAATTGGTCCTTGTTACGGAAAAGGCTTTGAGGCAATCGGTTCCATCATTAGCCACTATCAGTCGTTCAGCTTTGTCTATCAGATCACAAGAGAACATAGAGATGGAAGATCTCAAAGAAAAGCTCTTGCATTGTGGTTACATTCAAGAGCACCAAGTCGCGACTCGTGGTCAATTTAGCCAGCGCGGAGGCATATTAGATGTCTTTAGTTGGGACTCAGATTACCCAGTCCGATTTGAATGGTTCGGCAGTGAAGTGGATTCGATTCGCTATTTTAATCCGGAGGATCAATTGACTTTTAAGCCGACTGATTTCGCTTCTGTTCTATTAATCGATCCTAGCTCAGAGCATGAACAGAACACTTCGCTTGGGAAATTTATCGGAGCAATTTACAAGACCATGTATCTCTCTGATAGTGAAGAAAAAGAAATGGAGCCTTTAGCATTAGCAGATCAATTCTTTGCCCATGATTTTTTACAGCGCCCGGTAGCGGATCAGGTTTTGCAAGAAAATCGCAAGCAGTTGCTGCTAGAATATTTGGAGGATTGGCTCTGTGAAGATTGGGAGGTCTGGGTAGGTTGCAGAAATGAAGGTGAGGAGCAGAGGCTCATAGAGTGGCTACATGAATCTCAAACAAAGGGATATCTCGCGCAGGCCTTAGAACATCAAGATAAGAAACTTCGCTTTTTTCGAAGTCCTTTGCTAAGGGGTTTCGGTTGGCCTGAGGGAAAGCTGATCGTTCTAACGGATGCTGAAATATTCGGGCGCTATCAAACCTTGAGATCACTACGCAAGAAAGAATTACTCAACCGTGTGAAGCGCCGGCAGCAACAAATAGAATTTACGGAGCTCTCAGACGGTGACTATGTGGTCCATATGGAATATGGCATTGCCCTTTATGGTGGAATAGAGGAAATGCCTAATGAGCGCGGCAGAAATAGGCAAGTCGTCGTGTTGATTTTTGCGGAGGGAGCAAGGCTTTATGTACCCGTTGAGCAATCCTTTCTCATTTCCAAGTATGTTGGCGTAGGAAAAAAGCACCCCGTTTTGGATAGCTTAGGTGGCAATCGTTGGGACCGTTCTAAGAAGCGTGCAGAAAAAGCTATTATGGACTACGCCGCATCTCTTCTGAAACTTCATGCCGAGAGAGAAACGTTAGAAGGATTCCCATTCCCAGTAGATAGTGAATGGCAACATGAGTTTGAAAATGCCTTTTTATATGAAGAAACTCCAGACCAGTTAGCAGCCATTGAAGCAACAAAAATGGATATGGAATCCAAACAACCCATGGATCGCTTGATTTGTGGTGATGTTGGATTTGGAAAAACAGAAGTAGCCATCCGGGCCGCATTTAAGGCTGTTATGGGCGGTAAACAAGTAGCTTTTCTAGCCCCTACGACTGTGCTTGCTCAACAACATTATCAAACACTTCTTGAGCGGATGGCAGATTATCCGATTACCATCGGTTGCTTGAGTCGTTTTCGTTCGCGAGCAGAACAGCGTGCTACCGTTAAAGATTTAGCTTCGGGTAAAGTAGATATTGTCGTGGGAACACATCGCCTTACTTCAAAAGATGTCTCCTACAAAAATCTTGGTCTGGTGATTGTCGATGAAGAGCAGCGCTTCGGGGTGAAACAAAAAGAGAAATTCAAGGAAATGTTTCGTCTCATTGATGTGCTTACGCTTTCTGCCACTCCAATCCCTAGAACTCTATATCTATCCCTCATGGGGGCACGTGACATGAGCACAATAGAGACAGCACCTCCGAATCGCTTGTCTGTAGAAACGACTATCACAGGTTATGATGAGCCTTTGATTCGCAAGGTGATACTACGAGAATTGGCCAGAGAGGGTCAGGTGTATTTCTTGCACAATCGCGTCAAGACTATTGAGAGTATGGCCAAGAAAATTGAACTGTTAGCTCCCGATTGCAGAGTACTCGTTGGTCATGGACAAATGGACGAGAAGCAATTAGAGGACGTTATGAATCAGTTTGTCCAAGGTGAAGCAGACGTTCTAGTGGCCACCACCATCATCGAGAGTGGGATCGATATTCCCAATGCGAACACTATTATCATCGATCGAGCAGATCGTTTTGGTTTGGCTGACTTGTATCAACTAAGAGGGCGAGTGGGTAGGGGGCAAAATCGTGCTTACGCGTTGCTTCTCCTACCCAGGGATTTGGTGAAAGGTGATGCCGGTAAACGTGTTCAAGCCATTCGTCAGTATACTCAGCTGGGGTCAGGTTATAAAATTGCCATGCGTGATCTGGAGATCCGAGGGGCAGGAAACCTTTTGGGAACTGCTCAAAGTGGTCATATTATAGCCATAGGCTTTGATCTTTATTGCAAACTTCTACGTAAAGCGGTTGCCGTTCTCAAGGGAGAAGCTCGGGCCGAAACCCAGGAGATGAGTTTAAGTCTGGATTTCATTGCCATGGGCGAAGAAAGTGCAGAAATTGCACAGCAACAGGCAAGATTGACACAAGGCTACATGTCTGACATCAAATGGAGGATGGAAGGTTATCGAGAT